In Arachis hypogaea cultivar Tifrunner chromosome 2, arahy.Tifrunner.gnm2.J5K5, whole genome shotgun sequence, a genomic segment contains:
- the LOC112753991 gene encoding peptidyl-prolyl cis-trans isomerase CYP18-1, with amino-acid sequence MSVTLHTNLGDIKCEIFCDEVPKTSENFLALCGSGYYDGTIFHRNIKGFMIQGGDPTGTGKGGTSIWGKKFNDEIRESLKHNARGILSMANSGPNTNGSQFFITYAKQPHLNGLYTVFGRVIHGFEVLDLMEKTQTGAGDRPLAEIRLNRVTIHANPLAG; translated from the exons ATG TCGGTGACTCTGCACACAAATCTAGGAGACATCAAGTGCGAAATCTTCTGTGATGAGGTCCCAAAAACTTCTGAG aaCTTTTTAGCATTATGTGGGAGTGGTTATTATGATGGGACTATATTTCACCGCAACATCAAAGGTTTCATGATTCAAGGGGGAGACCCAACCGGTACCGGGAAAGGGGGTACCAGCATATGGGGAAAGAAATTCAATGACGAGATTAGGGAATCTCTTAAG CACAATGCAAGAGGAATATTGTCAATGGCTAACAGTGGTCCAAACACTAATGGAAGCCAGTTCTTCATAACATATGCAAAGCAGCCACATTTAAATGGACTTTATACAGTATTTGGCAGAGTAATCCATGGATTTGAAGTTCTTGATCTCATGGAGAAG ACTCAAACAGGAGCAGGGGACCGTCCACTTGCCGAGATTAGGCTCAATCGAGTCACGATACATGCTAATCCGCTTGCTGGTTAA
- the LOC112753949 gene encoding growth-regulating factor 9 isoform X2, with product MNVTMEAKSLEAVPSSHNTSGGPQKKIDMGQKMDGGGGVGVIKEEKKNTTSFETLKRAEEEEGGTIRKPAMNKAWQQQEEDRCCCLLFTEAQRRELHHQVLTFNYFAYNLPLPLPLPLPLPLPHPHHHLVLPFGSGFGVFHKQFPSYMSGEYNHYQCFDYASMMDPEPNRCRRTDGKKWRCSKNTVPYHKYCERHVHRGRNRSRKPVETSKVVNSNPITKPCSKLHTTVASNTKSAVSIPTPKVTNFGNMTSVASDNRSSRDLCKKDNQIKNCVGYSISVMSSGKGSVTNDSNCISAGIGFSPRSVLQVSGCNSSHHNYTNSTELEPGRCRRTDGKKWRCKSAVLPGQKYCTTHVHRGAKRRCSIDHVPVTTTPTPTPRYANTNSRPIYSAANRTTITEARKTVCTVPNTKLSMSIPASAPLTHNNGKSPNRSSDTDTTITDTINECSYASF from the exons ATGAATGTGACAATGGAAGCCAAGTCTCTTGAAGCTGTTCCCTCTTCACACAACACTTCTG GTGGACCCCAGAAGAAGATTGACATGGGACAAAAGatggatggtggtggtggtgttggagtgatcaaagaagagaagaagaacacAACAAGTTTTGAAACACTGAAGAGAGcagaagaggaagaaggaggaaCAATAAGAAAACCTGCTATGAACAAAGCAtggcaacaacaagaagaagatagGTGCTGTTGTTTATTGTTCACAGAAGCTCAAAGGCGTGAACTTCATCATCAAGTTCTTACCTTCAACTACTTTGCTTATAatctccctcttcctcttcctcttcctcttcctcttcctctccctCACCCTCATCATCACCTTGTGCTACCCTTTGGTTCTGGCTTTGGTGTTTTTCATAAGCAATTTCCAAGCTATATGTCAG GAGAATACAATCACTACCAATGTTTTGACTATGCAAGTATGATGGATCCTGAACCGAATAGGTGTAGAAGAACCGATGGAAAGAAATGGAGGTGCAGCAAGAACACAGTACCTTATCATAAGTATTGTGAACGACACGTGCACAGAGGCCGGAACCGTTCAAGAAAGCCTGTGGAAACATCCAAAGTTGTTAACTCAAATCCGATAACAAAGCCTTGTAGCAAGCTACATACTACCGTAGCTTCAAACACAAAATCTGCTGTTTCAATTCCAACACCTAAGGTAACAAACTTTGGCAACATGACATCGGTTGCTTCGGATAACAGAAGTAGCCGAGATTTATGCAAGAAGGATAACCAGATCAAGAACTGTGTCGGCTATAGTATCAGTGTTATGAGTAGTGGTAAAGGAAGTGTTACCAATGATAGTAATTGCATCTCTGCCGGCATAGGCTTCTCCCCAAGGAGTGTTCTTCAAG TTTCTGGTTGCAATAGTTCACACCACAACTACACAAACAGTACAGAGCTTGAACCAGGCAGGTGCCGGAGAACAGACGGCAAGAAGTGGCGGTGCAAGAGCGCTGTTCTACCTGGTCAGAAGTATTGCACCACTCACGTGCACAGAGGAGCTAAAAGGCGTTGTTCCATTGATCATGTGCCAGTCactactactcctactcctactcctcgCTATGCCAATACCAATTCTCGGCCGATTTACTCTGCCGCGAACAGGACAACGATAACCGAAGCTCGGAAAACAGTTTGCACAGTTCCTAACACAAAActttctatgtcaatcccagcaaGTGCACCATTGACACACAACAATGGGAAGAGTCCTAATAGGAGCAGTGACACAGACACCACCATCACTGACACCATCAATGAGTGTAGCTATGCTTCTTTCTAA
- the LOC112753949 gene encoding uncharacterized protein isoform X1, with amino-acid sequence MNVTMEAKSLEAVPSSHNTSGGPQKKIDMGQKMDGGGGVGVIKEEKKNTTSFETLKRAEEEEGGTIRKPAMNKAWQQQEEDRCCCLLFTEAQRRELHHQVLTFNYFAYNLPLPLPLPLPLPLPHPHHHLVLPFGSGFGVFHKQFPSYMSEYNHYQCFDYASMMDPEPNRCRRTDGKKWRCSKNTVPYHKYCERHVHRGRNRSRKPVETSKVVNSNPITKPCSKLHTTVASNTKSAVSIPTPKVTNFGNMTSVASDNRSSRDLCKKDNQIKNCVGYSISVMSSGKGSVTNDSNCISAGIGFSPRSVLQVSGCNSSHHNYTNSTELEPGRCRRTDGKKWRCKSAVLPGQKYCTTHVHRGAKRRCSIDHVPVTTTPTPTPRYANTNSRPIYSAANRTTITEARKTVCTVPNTKLSMSIPASAPLTHNNGKSPNRSSDTDTTITDTINECSYASF; translated from the exons ATGAATGTGACAATGGAAGCCAAGTCTCTTGAAGCTGTTCCCTCTTCACACAACACTTCTG GTGGACCCCAGAAGAAGATTGACATGGGACAAAAGatggatggtggtggtggtgttggagtgatcaaagaagagaagaagaacacAACAAGTTTTGAAACACTGAAGAGAGcagaagaggaagaaggaggaaCAATAAGAAAACCTGCTATGAACAAAGCAtggcaacaacaagaagaagatagGTGCTGTTGTTTATTGTTCACAGAAGCTCAAAGGCGTGAACTTCATCATCAAGTTCTTACCTTCAACTACTTTGCTTATAatctccctcttcctcttcctcttcctcttcctcttcctctccctCACCCTCATCATCACCTTGTGCTACCCTTTGGTTCTGGCTTTGGTGTTTTTCATAAGCAATTTCCAAGCTATATGTCAG AATACAATCACTACCAATGTTTTGACTATGCAAGTATGATGGATCCTGAACCGAATAGGTGTAGAAGAACCGATGGAAAGAAATGGAGGTGCAGCAAGAACACAGTACCTTATCATAAGTATTGTGAACGACACGTGCACAGAGGCCGGAACCGTTCAAGAAAGCCTGTGGAAACATCCAAAGTTGTTAACTCAAATCCGATAACAAAGCCTTGTAGCAAGCTACATACTACCGTAGCTTCAAACACAAAATCTGCTGTTTCAATTCCAACACCTAAGGTAACAAACTTTGGCAACATGACATCGGTTGCTTCGGATAACAGAAGTAGCCGAGATTTATGCAAGAAGGATAACCAGATCAAGAACTGTGTCGGCTATAGTATCAGTGTTATGAGTAGTGGTAAAGGAAGTGTTACCAATGATAGTAATTGCATCTCTGCCGGCATAGGCTTCTCCCCAAGGAGTGTTCTTCAAG TTTCTGGTTGCAATAGTTCACACCACAACTACACAAACAGTACAGAGCTTGAACCAGGCAGGTGCCGGAGAACAGACGGCAAGAAGTGGCGGTGCAAGAGCGCTGTTCTACCTGGTCAGAAGTATTGCACCACTCACGTGCACAGAGGAGCTAAAAGGCGTTGTTCCATTGATCATGTGCCAGTCactactactcctactcctactcctcgCTATGCCAATACCAATTCTCGGCCGATTTACTCTGCCGCGAACAGGACAACGATAACCGAAGCTCGGAAAACAGTTTGCACAGTTCCTAACACAAAActttctatgtcaatcccagcaaGTGCACCATTGACACACAACAATGGGAAGAGTCCTAATAGGAGCAGTGACACAGACACCACCATCACTGACACCATCAATGAGTGTAGCTATGCTTCTTTCTAA